The Planctomycetia bacterium genome segment CCGGAACAAAAAACTCGGCGACGACAACACCGCGCTCAACGCCAACTGCAAGCCGCGCTCGAACGGCGCGGGATGGTCCGCGGCCAGATCGTACAGCGGCAGCAATCCGTCGACTTCCTCGTCGGTCACCGGGCGACGAAACGCTCGCTTCGCAAAGTGCGCCAGAATTTCCCGCGCTACTTCACGGCGATCCTTTTCACCGGGCTGCTTGATCACGATCCGCCGATGCGATTCCGGCAACTTTTCATCCGTCGGCAATGGACCGTAGTATTCGAGCCATTCGACATACACGTTCCGATCGCGCTCAATGCCGTCGTCGCCTTGACCGACGAAATCGTTCACAAACGCCAGGGTGATGCGCCCGGTGTCTTCGGCCTTAAATTGAACCTCATACTCGCCCGGCGCATCCACGGTGTGCGCGACGCTGATGGTCTGTACCTCGTCGCGATCGAGCCGCACGGAGAGTTTCGCCGTTTCGTCACCGGCCTGATCGGCGTAGGCTCGGACGCGGACGATGTATTGTCCCTTTTGCTCGATGCGATCCGGCGCGGTGACCCGATCGTCCTGCGAATGCAGTTTGACGAAACCGCGTTCGTCCACTTCACGCGTGGGACGGCTGCGCAACTTGTTCGCCGCAACGCGTTCGTCCTCCGGCCCAGGGCCCGGCATCACGATCGCCTGATCGACCACCTTCTCCGCGGCCGCCAGATACTTCTCGAACAGCACGGGCGGCAACGACAGCACGTCGCCGATATTGTCGAATCCGTAGCCGACGTCGTCGGCCGGAAAGTCGTCGGCCGGTCGCAGCGCGATGCCGGTCAGGTCGCGAATCGTGTTGTTGTATTCGGCGCGATTCAAGCGGCGAATCGTCACGCGTCCCGGATCGCTCCGTTCTTGTCCGCAATCGATCATCAGCACCGCGCGATCGACCCAATCGCTGAGCAGCATCAAGTCGTCGGGCGAAACGGGCTCGTAGTCCGGCGGCGGCATCACGCCAGCGCGGACCATCTTCAGAATCTGAATCCACTTCTCCCGATCCGCCATCGCCGACTGGGGAGATTCCCACTTCGTCAGACTCAACTCCGCCTCGGCAGCTTCGTCGCCATGGCAATCGCCGCAGTAGTTCGCGAGCAGCGGCAGAATCTGCTTTTGAAATCCCTCCGCGTCCGGAGAAGCAGGCTCCACGCCACGCGCCTCGACAGCCAATAGGCCGCCCACAATCAAGGCGAAGCATAGACGCAATCGCTGCATCGTGAAGCTCGCTGGCGGGTTGGTGGAGGAGGGAGGCGGGGGCGCACCGCGCCGGAGGGAAATCGGCGTCGCCGCCGACCCGTCGCCATTATATAAATCGGACCATATGCGTGTCCACCTTGCGGACCCTCGATATGGGGGTGAAAACTCGAATGGTAAGGCCGGGAAATGGGCCAGAATTCGCCAACCGGCAGGGTCCAATATGGAATTACGCGCCGCCGAGAGAAAAAGCCCAGGGAAGGGCCTCGAAGTCGTCGCGAATGGTTCGATTTCGAGGCCCTTCCCTGGGTTTCAGGAGCACATCGATTCTACGTACACCCACAGAAAGTTTGGTGTGGGGTGCCACTGGCGGCTTGTCCGCCAGTGCTGGAGTTGGGCCAGCCGGCAAGACTAAAACCGCACTGGCGGACAAGCCGCCAGTGGCACCCATCGCTTTACTTCTTCCGCGTGCGCACTTAGCCATACAGGCTCACTCCGCCGCGGCTATCGCCGCCTCGAAGTAGCTCGCTTCTGCCGGTTCGCCAGCGCGCAACCTCCGCCTGATCTATGCGCACCTATGACATGCGCGATGTCGTCACTTTTTCCACTTTTCCGGAATTTCCAGGGCGCTCTCATTGAATTCCACTGGCGTTTGCCTCTAGAATCGGGGCCGCGCCCGTGAAAATCGCCCGAATCGTTTTGATGATTTGACCTTGGTTGTTCGCGCGTCGTTTCTCCCTGCGATCCATCCGCGATCGCGCGGCATGAAAATTCTCCAATTCATCGAGAGGTGCTTCACATGTTCATGCAACGACGCAGCTTGGCTTTATGCGCTTCGATCGCGGCAGCCGGGATTGGCTTCGTGACCAGCGTCGCCAACGCGCAGACGATCCGAACC includes the following:
- a CDS encoding DUF1592 domain-containing protein, giving the protein MQRLRLCFALIVGGLLAVEARGVEPASPDAEGFQKQILPLLANYCGDCHGDEAAEAELSLTKWESPQSAMADREKWIQILKMVRAGVMPPPDYEPVSPDDLMLLSDWVDRAVLMIDCGQERSDPGRVTIRRLNRAEYNNTIRDLTGIALRPADDFPADDVGYGFDNIGDVLSLPPVLFEKYLAAAEKVVDQAIVMPGPGPEDERVAANKLRSRPTREVDERGFVKLHSQDDRVTAPDRIEQKGQYIVRVRAYADQAGDETAKLSVRLDRDEVQTISVAHTVDAPGEYEVQFKAEDTGRITLAFVNDFVGQGDDGIERDRNVYVEWLEYYGPLPTDEKLPESHRRIVIKQPGEKDRREVAREILAHFAKRAFRRPVTDEEVDGLLPLYDLAADHPAPFERGLQLALSAVLSSPSFLFRIENDPTEAVAGEAYPISECELATRLSYFLWSSMPDEELFALADRGELRANLDSQIARMLADPKSQALVENFGGQWLQTRRLDSFSPDPARFPEFDEALRKAMRQETESFFTAIVREDRSVLEFIDANYTFLNERLAKLYGIEGVTGDEFRRVELGDSPRGGGVLTQASVLAITSNPTRTSPVKRGKWIMEQLLGTPPPPAPPNVPELDGAEGMKLVGSLRERMVQHRENPLCASCHQQMDTLGFGMENFNAIGQWREQDGEFAIDAAGTLPDGRSFATPRELKRVLLEDRQGIGRCLAEKMLTYALGRGVEYDDKCAVDEIVTALDQNDYRFSVLVRAIVASDPFQYRRAQGAEQ